From Staphylococcus sp. IVB6214:
TGAAGGCTCAACGTCCATTCGCTCTTATCGTTCAGGCTATCGCCTGCAAACGGTTTGGCACCTTTCTTCGTTAAAAGAGGTTGCTGGGTTTCATTGGGTCCATGTCCCTCCACCACTCAGGATAAGAGAATCCGTTGCTTTTATATTACATAAATTTTGATCATGTGTCAATTTCACAAATGTATTCAAATACTAGATGATCATTTCATGAAAACGCCATCAAACAAACCCTTATATTTCCTATATTTCCATGCAAAATCCGTCATTTCCCTCGAAGAAAATCACCCGTAATTTTTTTAGAATTTTTATAGGGATTATTACCCAAATATGTTATACTCTGTAATTGTAAAGGCTTACATTAAAGAAGAAACTATTGGAGGGATTCATCATGTCATTTGATACAAGTGCACTGAATGCATTGATTGACAAGCCTACTTCTCATCTGCAGCTTACAAAAACTGAACTCTACAACAAAATTTTGAGTCGTGGCGAGGCAGAATTAACAGAGCTTGGAGCAATTAACGCAAAAACTGGAGAATATACGGGGCGTTCTCCAAAAGATAAATATATCGTTAATAATCCACAAGTCATCGATGACATCGACTGGGGTACTGTAAACCAACCTATTTCTGAGGACAAGTTTTTAAATCTATACCATCAAGTATTAGAGTATTTAGATGCTAAAGACGAAGTGTTCGTATTCAACGGCTATGCCGGAAGCGACAAGGATTCCCAACTAAAATTAACAGTTGTGAATGAATTCGCATGGCATAACCTTTTCGCACAAAATATGTTTATTCGTCCACATTCTAAGAGCGAAGCAGAAAAAATCAAAGCTGACTTCACAATCATTTCTGCACCGACATTTAAAGCAGATCCTGAAAAAGACGGCACACGTTCTGAAACATTCGTTATCGTGTCATTCAAACATAAAACTGTACTCATCGGTGGTACAGAATATGCAGGAGAAATGAAAAAGTCTATCTTCTCTGTGATGAACTATCTACTTCCTAAACGTGACATCATGAGTATGCACTGTTCAGCTAACGTAGGTCGTAAAGGCGATGTTGCGTTATTCTTCGGTTTATCAGGTACTGGTAAAACAACTTTATCTGCGGATCCAGATCGCAAATTAATAGGTGATGACGAACACGGCTGGAATGAAAATGGTGTATTTAACATTGAAGGGGGTTGTTACGCAAAAGCAATCAACTTGTCAGCTGAAAAAGAACCACAAATTTTTGATGCGATTCGTTACGGTACAGTATTAGAAAACTTAGTTGTTGATGAACATGGTTATATCGACTTCGATGATAACAAATATACAGAAAATACACGTGCAGCATACCCTATTGAACATATCGACAATATTGTTGTACCTTCAAAAGCATCACATCCAAACACGATTATTTTCTTAACTGCAGATGCTTTCGGTGTATTACCACCCATTTCTAAGTTAAGCAAAGACCAAGCAATGTATCACTTCCTAAGTGGTTTCACATCTAAGCTTGCTGGTACTGAACGTGGCATCACTGAGCCGCAACCATCATTCTCAACTTGCTTCGGTGCACCATTCTTACCATTGAATGCAAAAGTGTACGCTGACTTACTTGGTGACTTAATTGACAAACACGAAGTAGATGTCTACTTAGTGAACACAGGTTGGACTGGTGGCGTATACGGAAAAGGTAACCGTATCGAATTGAAATACACACGTAAAATGGTAAACAGCGCAATTAACGGTTCTCTGAAAAACAGTACGTTTGAAGAAGATGAAATCTTTGGTTTAAGTATTCCAACTGAAATTGAAGGCGTACCAACAACAATTCTACAACCTAAAAATGCTTGGCATGATAAAGAAGCCTATGACAAACAAGCAACAGACTTAATCGAACGTTTCCGTGAAAACTTCAAAAAGTTCGGTGAAGAAACTCAACAATTACAACAAAATGGCGGTTTCAAAGGATAAATAGAACTCAAAAAGAGAGACACGATCGCGTGTCTCTCTTTTATATATTCCTTTCAACTTCATCCATCCAGCTTTGTATTCGTTGGAGTACTTCTGATAAGGCTTCGGGACGTGGTAGGTGACCTTCTTCCATCTGATAAAATGTCTCATAGCGAGCATGTTTGGCTTCCAAGTGTTTGGCTAGATGATACGCTTGATGAATACCTACTTGTGCATCTAAACCACCATGTACAATCAAGATTGGAGGTGCGGTATGATCAATTATACGCAATGCATCTCGTTGTTCATATGCTTCTGGTTGCTTTTTCGGATGTCCTATCATACGTCGCAACATCCCCCTCAAATCAACACGCTCTTCATACATAAGATGCATATCAGAGACACCACCCCATATGATATAACTCGCTGCTTGTACAGCTTGGAATGTCAATAATCCTTGGATACCACCACGAGAAAAACCAATCAAATGAATAGGGACATTGGGGTACATTTTTTTGAGAATCTCGACACCCACAATAACATCTTGTAAGTCATCACCTGCAAACGCATCCCGCCCCTGACTGCCATTGTTACCACGATAATAAGGACCAAAAACAAGTGTAGTTGTATTTACAAACTGCAACATTCGACCTAACCGAACTCGCCCCACTTGTCCTTTCCCACCACGTAGGTAGACTACAATTCGTTCAACAGATTGTTTCGGTGTTACAAGTAATCCACGTACAGTCACACCGTCTGCATTATACTGTACTTCATCCACTTGATGCGTTCCGAGATCTGCTGGCATACGTTTATAACTGATAAAATCCAAGCGATACCATCCTTTCTACACAAGCCAAAATCGCCTCATCAGATAGCAAAATACTCCGCTTATCTTCAGGAATATCTTCAATTTTAGATACTATTACTGGCCCATTCGTCTCTAAATAGTCCGATTTTTCTTCAATATGATTCACAATGACTACGTAAACATCTTTTTTAAATGGCATCGTCTCCTTGTGAACTGTATATTGCGCAATATAATATAACGTTTCTATTGTTGCCCCAGTCTCTTCATATAATTCTCGTTTTAATGCATCTACCGCCGTTTCCCCCGCTTCACATTTACCACCGGGAAACTCAATTCCGCGTTGTCGATGATCTGTCATGAGCAATCGTTTTTGATATATAGGTAGTGCCAACACATGGTCACCGTCAGCAATGTCATGATGTGCACGAAAACTTAAAGTCACCCGTTGTTGGGCTGCATCTATAAACTCCAAAATCCAATCTCCCCTTATTCTATGTTACAATATTTCTAATCATCTACACGGAGGTCTATGAATGAAAAAAATATTCGTCAAATGTATTCGCTTCTATCAGCGATTTATATCACCATTGACACCACCATCATGTCGCTTCTATCCAACATGTTCAAATTACGCTATCGAGGCGATCCAAGTACACGGTGCCATCAAAGGCAGTTGGTTAGCTATTAATCGAATCTTGAGATGTCATCCATTTCATAAAGGGGGCTTTGATCCTGTTCCTTTAAAAAAAGAGAAACATCATCATGAATAATGCTGTAATTTCGACGCATCAATAACAGGTGGTTTAAATTGTAACCGTCCGTTTATGACTCGGTCTGATTGCATCACGATATCATCCGTAAAATAATATCCGCATGGTGTGACATCACCAGCATAATCACCATATCGACTGGCTAGAGCTGTGAAATATCGGCTCAAGCCACACTCATACATACCTCCGATAACAACTGTAATGCCTTGATTATGTAATGTGTCTATCAGTGATAAAGCACGGTCTATACCACCTACTCTAAACGGCTTAATGACAACAACACGCACATGATTATGTTCCACAGCTTGTACAATAGCTTGTTCATCCGTCGCATGCTCATCAATTGCAATCGGAGGCATATTTTCGAGTTCTTCCTTTTTCAACAACTTCGGAAACGGTTCTTCTACATATGCCAAGTTATAATTTGCCAATTGATTTAACAAAGGGATTTCTCTCTCTCCAAGTGTTTGATTCGCATCTGTTGTAATCGGAATATCAGGATACATAGCCGTTAGCATTTTTACTTGTTCAACAATATCACAGTTCCACTTAATTTTGATGCGTTCTGCATGGTCTAAACGTAAGAAACGTTTCTGCATATCACCGTTTACAGTTACCGTCATAGGTACTTCAAACGATGGCAAATCATGAAACATTTGATACAAAGCCATCATCACCGTTGCTCGTGCAGCCGGTGTATTGTTTAAGTTTTCGACTATTCTTTGTGCCTCACAAAAATCCTGTATCTCCTGTCCTTTCACATTTTCGAACCAGTTTTCCAACGTGGACTTCACGGTTTCAATCGTTTCAAAATGATACCAATCTGTCTCAAACGCATTGCATTCCCCAAACCATTCTTTCCCAGACTCATCTACCACACCGATAAATAAAGTTTTACGCACATTCATTGTTGTTTTCGGCGTTTGTATTTTATGTTTAAAAATAGGTGTATATTCATAAAAATGTAACTCCGATAATTTCATCGTTATTCTCCATTCAATAACTGTCGTTTTAATTTACCTGTACTTGTATAAGGTAAAGATTGTACGTACTTGATTTCTTTAGGTAATTTATATTTTGCGAGATGCCTTGATAAATAATCAAACATCTCTGCTTCATGCGATGTTCCTACAAGATAAAGAATTGGACGTTGCCCCCAGTAATCATCTTTGACACCGACACACATCGCATCTACCACATCAGTATGTTTCTTAGCAATACGCTCAATTTCATTCGGATAGATGTTTTCACCACCACTGATAATCAAATCTTTGCGTCGATCATGTATGATGACAAAACCATTTGTATCAATACTCGCAATATCTCCTGTCATGAAGAACCCATCTTCATCAAACGTTTCAGTCAAACCTTTAGGATAAAGATACCCTCGCATTACATTATCCCCACGAACACATAACTCCCCATGTCCATTCTGATTCGACTGACTGATTTTAAGCTGTGAATCAAACTTACCAACAGCTTCTGGGTTTTTAGCTAATAACGCTGGACTTGCTGTTAAAAACTGTGAACACGTCTCTGTCATACCGAATGAATTATAGATTGGGAGTTCATATGACAACGCCTGCATCACAAAGTCGCGTTCCAACTTTGCACCACCGAGTAATATTTTTTCAAGTGCATAAGGTCTTGTTAGTCCCGCATGCATCAATCGTTTTAACGTTAATGGCACTAAAGACATATGCGTAATATTTTTATATTTTATTGCATTCATTACTTGTTGTTCATCAAATCTATCCATTAAATAGACTGTGAAACCATATAATACACTACGAATTACTATACTCAGTCCTGAAATATGATAAATGGGCAACACCGTCAACCAACGTGTCTCTTTGTTAAAACCTAAATCAGACCAACATCTTTTCGCACTCGCTTTGTGGTTTAAAAAAGTTTGAGGGACTGCTTTTTGCGTGCCTGTTGTTCCCGATGTAAACATAATCGAAGCAATTGCTGTTTCATCGAATTCTGGTGAATCTGATGTTGCTTCATAATCCAACACATCTGAAGAAGTCAGACATTGAAATTGTTGTGACAGTTGTGTTTTCCTACAACGTGATTGATACTTATCACTTACTATAATTGTTTTAACATCAATTGATTTCATTTGTTTTATAATTTCTTCATCTGTCAAACGATTGTTAATGAGTGCTATTTCAATATTAAACAACCATGCACCATGTATTAACGCCAGTGACTCTAATGAATTATCAACAAGTAATCCTAAACGTTTGTCGTTCAACATCGTAAGACCACTTCCATATTGCAATGCAATCTCAAACAATTGTTGAAAGGACAACTGCTGATGCTCAGTCTCCACAGCAATTGCATTCGGTGTTTTCTTTACACGTTGTATCAGCCAAGACTCCATGTTTCTTCCTCCAAAATAATGTTCCCTTTTTATTATAGACACAATTGAAAGCGAATGCATGATTTTAGTTTCATTTGATATAAAAAATTATATGATACAGACACACATTATTAATCTTAAATACATTTTAAGTAGATACCCTAGTATTTCTGAATTTTGATAGCTATCATCTACATTCTTTTAAATATTAAGTATCATTTTAAATTATTTCAATAAATCATATTGCCTCGCTCTACATAAATCTATATAATATTAACGAAAATATCAGCTTTAGTCTAAATCGCAATATGACAATATTTAATTAATGTTTGATTCTTTTAAACTTTAAAATTTCGGAATATTCTTAAATATATTTCGTTTATTTAATATAATATTGATAGGAGAAAAAATTATGTCAAACGACACAACAAATCAAAATTTCAATCCTACTAGAAAGATTGAGCAACAAGTACAACCAAGTAAGGAAACATCTTCAAATTCTAAGAAATGGTGGCTATGGGGCTGCGGTGGTTGTGGTGGCTGCCTTGTTATCATCATTATTCTCAGCGTTGCATTCACTTTTTTAGCTGGCGCTATTATGGATAATGTCGATGAAGAACTCCAAAAAGATCCGATTATACAAAGCTCGCCTTTAAAAACAGATGATAGTACAGGTCATAAGGGAGTAAAAAGCGAAAAAGAAAGAGCGCTCGACCAAGCAAAAATCTATTCAGACGACCTTTATATGTCAAAAGAAATGATTTATCAAACATTGACATCGAATGATGGAGATAAATTCCCAGCAGATGCCGCACAGTATGCCATTGACAACTTACATGCCGATTACAAACAGAATGCAGTGAAAAAAGCTGAATCATATGCCAATGATATGAACATGTCGAAAAATGAAATTTATGATCAACTCACATCACCTTATGGCGAATTATATACGCAGGAAGAAGCACAATACGCCATCGACCATATGAAATAACACAAATCATACAAGCCCACCTATCCTATTAGGCGGGCTTGTACAATATTGAATATTTAAATATTATTATTTACCACTATATAGAGAACTGATCGCATATCCCACATGTAAAATGTGTGGCGTTATATGAATCTCGAGGGTTCGAATCCCCCCATCTTCCATTAAACTTTAGTTTGTATTAATGGGCTCCCTTATTTTCAAATGCACACAAATGAAGGTGTGAGATTTGTTTATTTATCATCCAGTTGCATTTGATAATTGTATAGTTTTTCAGCAGTATCTAATGTGATATTGCCAATCTTACGTTTTCCAGATCGTAATTTCGAAATTGTCTTACTGATTACATTTGTTACTTGTGAAATTTTATAATGTGATATATCGGAGTCTAATAACTTTTCAATTTCTTTTCTGATCAAATACCTTTTCATATTGATCTTAGTGAGATATTTACTGTAACCATCACATATTTTGAAATCATCACGATAAATATTTGAATAGATACATTATTTTTTTTGAATGTTTAGTTTCTTAAAAGATTCAAGGCTGAATAATTAGCTTCATAAAACTGTAATTTTTTCTTTTATACACAAATAACATATCCATTATACCGTCTGAGCTCAAAAATGACAGAGTACTAAAACAACTAAACTTGAAGACGAATGTCGGCATAGGTTTCACTCATACCTAAAATTACAGAGTACTAAAACCTCTAGCTTCATTATACTCTAATTTTTTCGGTAGTTCAGCTTTTATTTCTATTAATAACATATCAAACTATAAATCTTCTACATAGTTATTGCGTATTTGTGCCATGAAAATCTTTAAATAATACAATCAGTTAAAGTGTTCTTTCACTAAATTATGAAGAACAACAGACTCTTGGGATTTTAACAGTGGTAAACACAATTATTATGATTATGTATTTGTCTATTATTAACACAATCACACTTTATACAAGCCTTTGGTGTGGACAAAATTTTTCCGTAAACAACCGTATAAAGCCGACTATACACTTTTACATCTTTCTCTACCTAAATAACTTTAATATACTATTATACTTAGGATCATCATGTCTTCACTCGATTTTTTGTTTAGGTATTTAAAATAATAGAAACATGAGTATATTTGTATATTAAAATAGTCAGTCGGGATTGCATTTAATGCTGCTATCCCACCACAAAAGGTGTACATCCAAAACACCCCACCCAAATGAATGAGTGGGGGTTGGTTATTTATCTTCCAGTTTCTTTTGATAGTTGTACAAAGCAACGCCTTTTTCAAAACTGATGGTCTCTAATTTTCTTTCACCACGACGAATACGTCTTATTGAAGATGCATCGACACCTGTATTTTTCTGTATGGTAGTTGCATCAATATCAGATTGTATCAATTTTTTTGTTGTTTCTATTATCATATTTTTACATGAACAGGCTATCAGATTATTTGAAAATCATATAAAATGCACACAATAACGCTATCACACCAATAGTGTAATTTAAAACAATCTTAATTTTCGTTTTAGTAATATTTGTCATTTATATCACCCCATATTTTAATTAGGTTGAAAGAGATTAAATCCTCAACTATCTTTTGATTATTGAAGCAATTGTCGCAATCCCTAAGCAGTATTTTCGGAAGGTTCTGCTTTTAGATTCAGCGATACTTGTTTCTTTTTTGTTTTCTTTCTAGCCTGTTCACGTTTTCACCTCCTATATAGTTATAATTTTAAAGGACAATCGTCCTTTTTTCAACGCTTTTTCTAAAGTTTTCCTATTTTTTTATTAAAAATAACCGCACCAGTTAAGGTGAATATCCATTACTTAAAATGCTTCTGCTTCTTCTTTTATCTCTTCAAACATAACATTTACACCGGTATCACTTTTAATAACAATACACTGCCCATTATCACAATGTATCATAGTTACAACGTCATACGTATCACTGTTGTTGAATGTTACTAACTCTCTTTCAGATAATTTACTTGTTGATTCTACTTTAATTTTATATTTTTTCATATGGTGCCCCTTTTATTAAAAATCGCAAATTTCAAGTTTAAGTTAGCCACTTCAACCAAATAAACTATGCATAGATGTTAGCCGATTTGAACCCCTAACGTGCAACAAATAGCGCTTAAATTTCTCAATATCATCAGGGCTTAGGCTCAAAAAATTATCTAATAATTCAGGTACACAATCAACTAAAAAATAACGAAAAACCTTCAGCTCTTCATTGTAGTACCTTATTGTTTCATCGCTCAAACCACGTGCTACACACCTATCAATAAATTGTTTACTCAAGGTATCAAACTTTTCTTTTTTTATCTGATTTATCTTCTTTTCTTTATCAAAAAAGCCTTGTAACAAATCAAGCTCATCTTTTGATAAATCAACGTTTCTGACTACTTTTTTCATCATTATCACATCCTTATTTTTAAGATATAATAATGAGCAAAACAAAAAGGCTTATACCACACACCATGTAAAATCGAGTAGTGTAGCATAAACCTTTCAAACCTTACGGAAGATGGGGGATTCGAACCCCCGAGACGCTTGTGGCGCCTACACACTTTCCAGGCGTGCTCCTTCGGCCAACTCGGACAATCTTCCAAAACAATGACAAAAAATCAGAAGCGATATTTCGCTTCTGATTATATGACCCCTACGGGACTCGAACCCGTGTTACCGCCGTGAAAGGGCGGTGTCTTAACCGCTTGACCAAGGGGCCATGGCTCCACAGGTAGGACTCGAACCTACGACCGATCGGTTAACAGCCGATAGCTCTACCACTGAGCTACTGTGGAATAATTAAAATGGAGCGGGTGATGGGAATCGAACCCACAACATCAGCTTGGAAGGCTGAGGTTTTGCCATTAAACTACACCCGCATAACAACGATATGGGCGGTTGATGGGAATCGAACCCACGAATGTCGGAACCACAATCCGATGCGTTAACCACTTCGCCACAACCGCCGTAATATAAGAAATGGTTCAGGACGGAATCGAACCGCCGACACAAGGATTTTCAGTCCTTTGCTCTACCGACTGAGCTACTGAACCATAATAATGGCGGTCCCGACGGGAATCGAACCCGCGATCTCCTGCGTGACAGGCAGGCGTGTTAAACCGCTCCACTACGGGACCACTCAAAAATATTGCGGGAGGCGGATTTGAACCACCGACCTTCGGGTTATGAGCCCGACGAGCTACCGAACTGCTCCATCCCGCGATAATGTTATTTAAAAGCAATTACTTAATTATATTATCACTTTAACAACAAAGTGTCAATATATTTCTTGTAACTTTTTTATCTTTTTATTAAACAGATAAATAAATGCGTCCAATAAAATCAATGACCTACTCATTATATAGTTACATAATTAAAAGGTCAACAGTTCTCCAACTAGTATTTTGTATAAATACTCACCTTTTCGGCATTAATTGAATTAATGTAGCTTAATGTACTAAAAATATCATTAATATAAAACGCCCAAGGTTCTGACGGAGGATGAGTCATACCTTGGGCGTTTTGGAATCGAAACATAATTAGGAAAATATCATTTTCATACCGATAGTTTTATAACTATCTAAAAACATTATATTTAGGTTCGCCTAAAATTTCAAGTGATTAGTATCAATTTTTCTATTTAGTCAAATTTTTGTAAGATTTTATTCTTCAGAAATAGGAATGCATCGTATCCATCTTCCTTACAAAAATGACCGCCTGTGTCTAATTCATATAACTTACAATCTAATGCTTCACAAAGTTTTTCAGTTGCTTCTATTGGTACAACATAGT
This genomic window contains:
- the pckA gene encoding phosphoenolpyruvate carboxykinase (ATP), with the translated sequence MSFDTSALNALIDKPTSHLQLTKTELYNKILSRGEAELTELGAINAKTGEYTGRSPKDKYIVNNPQVIDDIDWGTVNQPISEDKFLNLYHQVLEYLDAKDEVFVFNGYAGSDKDSQLKLTVVNEFAWHNLFAQNMFIRPHSKSEAEKIKADFTIISAPTFKADPEKDGTRSETFVIVSFKHKTVLIGGTEYAGEMKKSIFSVMNYLLPKRDIMSMHCSANVGRKGDVALFFGLSGTGKTTLSADPDRKLIGDDEHGWNENGVFNIEGGCYAKAINLSAEKEPQIFDAIRYGTVLENLVVDEHGYIDFDDNKYTENTRAAYPIEHIDNIVVPSKASHPNTIIFLTADAFGVLPPISKLSKDQAMYHFLSGFTSKLAGTERGITEPQPSFSTCFGAPFLPLNAKVYADLLGDLIDKHEVDVYLVNTGWTGGVYGKGNRIELKYTRKMVNSAINGSLKNSTFEEDEIFGLSIPTEIEGVPTTILQPKNAWHDKEAYDKQATDLIERFRENFKKFGEETQQLQQNGGFKG
- a CDS encoding XRE family transcriptional regulator; translated protein: MIIETTKKLIQSDIDATTIQKNTGVDASSIRRIRRGERKLETISFEKGVALYNYQKKLEDK
- the menC gene encoding o-succinylbenzoate synthase; translation: MKLSELHFYEYTPIFKHKIQTPKTTMNVRKTLFIGVVDESGKEWFGECNAFETDWYHFETIETVKSTLENWFENVKGQEIQDFCEAQRIVENLNNTPAARATVMMALYQMFHDLPSFEVPMTVTVNGDMQKRFLRLDHAERIKIKWNCDIVEQVKMLTAMYPDIPITTDANQTLGEREIPLLNQLANYNLAYVEEPFPKLLKKEELENMPPIAIDEHATDEQAIVQAVEHNHVRVVVIKPFRVGGIDRALSLIDTLHNQGITVVIGGMYECGLSRYFTALASRYGDYAGDVTPCGYYFTDDIVMQSDRVINGRLQFKPPVIDASKLQHYS
- the menE gene encoding o-succinylbenzoate--CoA ligase, producing MESWLIQRVKKTPNAIAVETEHQQLSFQQLFEIALQYGSGLTMLNDKRLGLLVDNSLESLALIHGAWLFNIEIALINNRLTDEEIIKQMKSIDVKTIIVSDKYQSRCRKTQLSQQFQCLTSSDVLDYEATSDSPEFDETAIASIMFTSGTTGTQKAVPQTFLNHKASAKRCWSDLGFNKETRWLTVLPIYHISGLSIVIRSVLYGFTVYLMDRFDEQQVMNAIKYKNITHMSLVPLTLKRLMHAGLTRPYALEKILLGGAKLERDFVMQALSYELPIYNSFGMTETCSQFLTASPALLAKNPEAVGKFDSQLKISQSNQNGHGELCVRGDNVMRGYLYPKGLTETFDEDGFFMTGDIASIDTNGFVIIHDRRKDLIISGGENIYPNEIERIAKKHTDVVDAMCVGVKDDYWGQRPILYLVGTSHEAEMFDYLSRHLAKYKLPKEIKYVQSLPYTSTGKLKRQLLNGE
- the yidD gene encoding membrane protein insertion efficiency factor YidD, coding for MKKIFVKCIRFYQRFISPLTPPSCRFYPTCSNYAIEAIQVHGAIKGSWLAINRILRCHPFHKGGFDPVPLKKEKHHHE
- the ytkD gene encoding RNA deprotection pyrophosphohydrolase; this encodes MEFIDAAQQRVTLSFRAHHDIADGDHVLALPIYQKRLLMTDHRQRGIEFPGGKCEAGETAVDALKRELYEETGATIETLYYIAQYTVHKETMPFKKDVYVVIVNHIEEKSDYLETNGPVIVSKIEDIPEDKRSILLSDEAILACVERMVSLGFYQL
- a CDS encoding Ltp family lipoprotein, coding for MSNDTTNQNFNPTRKIEQQVQPSKETSSNSKKWWLWGCGGCGGCLVIIIILSVAFTFLAGAIMDNVDEELQKDPIIQSSPLKTDDSTGHKGVKSEKERALDQAKIYSDDLYMSKEMIYQTLTSNDGDKFPADAAQYAIDNLHADYKQNAVKKAESYANDMNMSKNEIYDQLTSPYGELYTQEEAQYAIDHMK
- a CDS encoding prolyl oligopeptidase family serine peptidase codes for the protein MDFISYKRMPADLGTHQVDEVQYNADGVTVRGLLVTPKQSVERIVVYLRGGKGQVGRVRLGRMLQFVNTTTLVFGPYYRGNNGSQGRDAFAGDDLQDVIVGVEILKKMYPNVPIHLIGFSRGGIQGLLTFQAVQAASYIIWGGVSDMHLMYEERVDLRGMLRRMIGHPKKQPEAYEQRDALRIIDHTAPPILIVHGGLDAQVGIHQAYHLAKHLEAKHARYETFYQMEEGHLPRPEALSEVLQRIQSWMDEVERNI